The Amycolatopsis mongoliensis genome includes a window with the following:
- a CDS encoding S8 family peptidase, translating into MLLAAVAVVLAGQTPAVAAGGVQPDPPGWGLDRIDQRTGLDHAYRYANDASGVTIYVIDSGVDAKHPDFEGRVAPGRDFLAGGSDTSDTNGHGTRLAGIAAGKDYGVAKGAQIVPVRVLDKDGGGATDQIIAGLDWVAQNAQQPAVAVLGIGGVPNDQLDAAVKRLAAVVPVAVPAGSETADASGFSPGRVPEALTVGATDVQDHPDKASNFGQDVDLYAPGVEVPGPIAGGTGGGPESGTSMAAAFAAGVAALYRAQHPEASPGQVDQALVQAATPNALQGVPDGTANRLLYASPGS; encoded by the coding sequence ATGCTTCTCGCGGCAGTGGCGGTCGTGCTGGCAGGTCAGACCCCGGCGGTCGCCGCCGGCGGGGTGCAGCCGGATCCGCCGGGCTGGGGGCTGGACCGGATCGACCAGCGCACCGGGCTCGACCACGCCTACCGCTACGCGAACGACGCCTCGGGCGTCACGATCTACGTGATCGACAGCGGCGTCGACGCGAAGCACCCCGACTTCGAGGGCCGGGTCGCGCCCGGGCGGGACTTCCTGGCCGGCGGCTCCGACACGTCCGACACCAACGGCCACGGCACGCGCCTCGCCGGGATCGCCGCGGGCAAGGACTACGGCGTCGCGAAGGGCGCGCAGATCGTGCCGGTGCGGGTGCTCGACAAGGACGGCGGCGGCGCCACCGACCAGATCATCGCGGGCCTCGACTGGGTCGCGCAGAACGCCCAGCAGCCGGCGGTCGCCGTCCTCGGCATCGGCGGCGTCCCGAACGACCAGCTCGACGCGGCGGTGAAGCGCCTGGCGGCGGTGGTCCCGGTCGCGGTCCCGGCGGGCAGCGAGACGGCGGACGCGAGCGGGTTCTCCCCGGGCCGGGTGCCGGAGGCGCTGACGGTCGGCGCCACGGACGTCCAGGACCACCCGGACAAGGCGTCGAACTTCGGCCAGGACGTCGACCTGTACGCGCCGGGGGTGGAGGTCCCGGGCCCGATCGCGGGCGGCACCGGAGGGGGCCCCGAGTCGGGCACGTCGATGGCGGCGGCGTTCGCGGCGGGAGTGGCGGCGCTGTACCGCGCCCAGCACCCGGAAGCCTCGCCCGGCCAGGTGGACCAAGCGCTTGTTCAGGCGGCGACCCCGAACGCGTTGCAGGGCGTTCCGGACGGCACGGCCAACCGGCTGCTTTACGCGTCACCGGGATCCTGA
- a CDS encoding arginase family protein, with the protein MTLVNAVPQRQGAVGPRAAELPDGCLALAELAGHVLGRPVHHVRQTRTVSEMDRGIASRAELTGPNRAAQLAALEAPGGPVLTIGGDCGVELVPIGVARFRYGPGLGVAWFDAHADLNTAESSPSGAFHGMVLRSLFGEGDPEFAAAPALTPGNVALAGTRVFDPEERSAVSRGLAVTSMDALAGVEKLYVHVDLDVLDPAEFAGLNHPEPGGWTIERLVSELDALAGYEVVGAGITECVGTAREVEVLTPVLEAVGRLLVSG; encoded by the coding sequence GTGACGCTGGTCAACGCGGTCCCGCAGCGCCAGGGCGCGGTGGGGCCGCGGGCGGCGGAGCTGCCGGACGGCTGCCTGGCGCTCGCGGAGCTGGCCGGGCACGTGCTCGGCCGGCCCGTGCACCACGTCCGGCAGACGCGGACGGTGTCCGAAATGGACCGGGGAATCGCGTCGCGGGCCGAGCTGACGGGCCCGAACCGCGCGGCGCAGCTGGCGGCGCTGGAGGCCCCGGGTGGCCCGGTCCTGACGATCGGCGGCGACTGCGGGGTCGAGCTGGTGCCGATCGGCGTCGCGCGGTTCCGGTACGGCCCGGGCCTGGGCGTCGCGTGGTTCGACGCGCACGCCGACCTGAACACGGCCGAGTCGTCCCCGTCGGGGGCGTTCCACGGGATGGTGCTGCGGTCGCTGTTCGGCGAGGGCGACCCGGAGTTCGCGGCCGCCCCGGCGCTGACTCCCGGGAACGTGGCTCTCGCCGGGACGCGCGTGTTCGACCCGGAAGAGCGGTCGGCGGTTTCGCGGGGCTTGGCGGTCACGTCGATGGATGCCCTGGCGGGCGTGGAGAAGCTGTACGTCCACGTGGACCTGGACGTGCTGGACCCGGCGGAGTTCGCGGGCCTCAACCACCCGGAGCCGGGCGGCTGGACGATCGAACGGCTGGTGTCCGAGCTGGACGCCCTGGCCGGGTACGAGGTCGTGGGCGCGGGGATCACCGAGTGCGTGGGCACCGCACGCGAGGTCGAGGTGCTGACGCCGGTCCTGGAAGCGGTGGGTCGCCTCCTCGTGAGTGGTTAG
- a CDS encoding GntR family transcriptional regulator: MKIVVDTENGLAPWRQVHDQVIHAITTGALPEGAKLPPIRQLARDLGLASGTVARAYRELEVAGWVATARARGTVVTIPAGSPAPAELLLAAATAYLTQARDLGADLDTALNAVRAAWS; the protein is encoded by the coding sequence GTGAAGATCGTCGTCGACACGGAGAACGGGCTCGCGCCGTGGCGGCAGGTGCACGACCAGGTGATCCACGCGATCACGACGGGGGCGCTGCCGGAGGGGGCGAAGCTGCCGCCGATCCGCCAGCTGGCCCGGGACCTGGGACTGGCGTCCGGAACGGTGGCCCGCGCGTACCGCGAGCTGGAGGTGGCGGGCTGGGTGGCGACGGCCCGCGCGCGCGGCACGGTGGTGACGATCCCGGCCGGCAGCCCGGCCCCCGCGGAGCTCCTCCTCGCCGCGGCCACCGCCTACCTGACCCAGGCCCGTGACCTCGGCGCCGACCTGGACACCGCCCTGAACGCAGTCCGCGCGGCCTGGTCGTGA
- a CDS encoding PucR family transcriptional regulator: MSVERGFDHAAPPPAALPRKLADILRPELASLAAEIVDEIRATIPAYARPLDGPYGKSIRAGVEYAITLFVAQIADPTVSKEQSHEVHHRLGQNEMREGRSLDTLQSAYRVGARVSWRRIMRVGRRSGLSSAVMSQLADAMLAFMDELASVALDGYLEAKARTAGALDTWRRKLLRLILETPPASPKAIAELAQLIGWPVPTDATPVAVCPADGVAPARRHAGLDADILAELDTPDPKLVVPGELGGARLATLQVALPDCRLSIGPCVPLASVADSLRWARNALQLAERGVLVPRPVLRAEEHLATLLVNSDTGLVGTLRHRLFAPLADMTGKQQERLLETLRAWLDSQGNVVEIAERLSVHPQTVRYRMRQLQATFGESLRNPAARFEMELALRAGAAPLPLRYPVSELLPSPRTGTARPQWTSN; the protein is encoded by the coding sequence ATGTCGGTGGAGCGCGGATTCGATCACGCTGCGCCGCCACCCGCCGCACTACCTCGCAAGCTCGCCGACATCCTGCGTCCCGAGCTGGCCAGCCTTGCCGCGGAGATCGTCGACGAGATCCGCGCGACCATCCCGGCTTACGCCCGCCCGCTCGACGGCCCCTACGGCAAGTCGATCCGCGCCGGCGTCGAGTACGCGATCACGTTGTTCGTCGCGCAGATCGCCGACCCGACGGTGTCCAAGGAGCAGTCCCACGAGGTGCACCACCGCTTGGGGCAGAACGAAATGCGCGAAGGCCGCAGCCTCGACACGCTGCAGTCGGCGTACCGGGTCGGCGCGCGCGTGTCGTGGCGGCGGATCATGCGCGTGGGGCGGCGAAGCGGGCTCTCGTCGGCGGTGATGTCCCAGCTGGCCGACGCGATGCTGGCGTTCATGGACGAGCTCGCCTCCGTCGCGCTCGACGGTTACCTGGAGGCGAAGGCGCGCACGGCGGGCGCGCTCGACACCTGGCGCCGCAAGCTGTTGCGCCTCATCCTCGAGACGCCGCCCGCGTCCCCCAAGGCGATCGCCGAGCTGGCCCAGCTGATCGGCTGGCCGGTGCCCACCGACGCGACGCCGGTGGCGGTCTGCCCGGCCGACGGTGTCGCCCCGGCCCGCCGGCACGCCGGGCTGGACGCGGACATCCTCGCCGAGCTCGACACCCCCGACCCGAAGCTGGTGGTCCCCGGCGAGCTCGGCGGCGCCCGGCTGGCGACGCTGCAGGTGGCCCTGCCGGACTGCCGGCTCTCGATCGGTCCGTGCGTCCCGCTCGCGTCGGTGGCGGACTCCCTGCGCTGGGCCCGGAACGCGCTGCAGCTGGCCGAGCGCGGGGTGCTGGTGCCGCGCCCGGTGCTGCGCGCGGAGGAGCACCTGGCGACGCTGCTGGTCAACTCCGACACGGGCCTGGTCGGCACGTTGCGGCACCGCCTGTTCGCGCCGCTGGCCGACATGACGGGCAAGCAGCAGGAGCGGCTGCTGGAGACGCTGCGGGCGTGGCTCGACAGCCAGGGCAACGTGGTGGAGATCGCGGAGCGCCTGAGCGTCCATCCCCAGACGGTCCGCTACCGCATGCGGCAGTTGCAGGCGACGTTCGGCGAGAGCCTGCGCAACCCGGCGGCGCGCTTCGAGATGGAGCTGGCGTTGCGCGCGGGCGCGGCACCGTTGCCGTTGCGGTACCCGGTGAGCGAGCTGCTGCCGTCCCCGCGCACGGGGACAGCGCGTCCACAGTGGACGTCCAACTAG
- a CDS encoding pyruvate carboxylase, translated as MFRKVLVANRGEIAIRAFRAGYELGAGTVAVFPHEDRNSLHRLKADEAYEIGEPGHPVRAYLSVDEIVAAAKKAGADAVYPGYGFLSENPDLARACEEAGITFVGPSADILELTGNKARAVKAAREAGVPVLGSSEPSSDVDALVAAAEDLGFPVFVKAVAGGGGRGMRRVEDPAQLRESIEAAAREAESAFGDPTVFLEKAVVEPRHIEVQILADGAGNVIHLYERDCSVQRRHQKVVELAPAPNLDPELRDRICADAVKFARQIGYRNAGTVEFLLDKQGNHVFIEMNPRIQVEHTVTEEVTDVDLVQSQLRIAAGETLDDLGLAQDKIYLRGAALQCRITTEDPANGFRPDTGMISAYRSPGGSGIRLDGGTAFSGTEISAHFDSLLVKLTCRGRDFKTAVGRARRAVAEFRIRGVATNIPFLQAVLDDEDFRAGRVTTSFIEERPQLLTARQSADRGTRLLTYLADQTVNKPHGERPKTPDATLKLPKLPKDAQPAPGSKQKLVELGPGGFAEWLRKSPHIGVTDTTFRDAHQSLLATRVRTKDLLAVAPIVANTLPQLLSLECWGGATYDVALRFLAEDPWERLAALREAVPNICLQMLLRGRNTVGYTPYPTEVTTAFVEEATKTGIDIFRIFDALNDVEQMRPAIEAVRETGSAVAEVALCYTSDLSDPGEKLYTLDYYLKLAEQIVGAGAHVLAIKDMAGLLRAPAATKLVTALRKEFDLPVHIHTHDTAGGQLATYLAAINAGADAVDGAVSSMAGTTSQPSLSSIVAATDHSDRTTGLDLDAIGELEPYWESVRKIYAPFEAGLASPTGRVYHHEIPGGQLSNLRTQAIALGLGDRFEDIEAMYAAADKILGHLVKVTPSSKVVGDLALHLVGAGVAPADFEAEPNKFDIPDSVIGFLRGELGDPPGGWPEPFRTKALEGRAAAKPVAELSEEDRSALASEPRRTLNRLLFPAPTKEFEAHREAYGDTSVLPSKDFFYGLRPGEEYAVDLEPGVRLLIELEAIGEADERGVRTVMSTLNGQLRPIQIRDRSIASDIPATEKAEKGNPKQVAAPFAGVVTLQVSEGDTVESGATVATIEAMKMEASITASAGGKVGRLAINSVQQVEGGDLLLVLE; from the coding sequence ATGTTCCGCAAGGTGCTGGTGGCCAACCGCGGGGAGATCGCGATCCGAGCGTTCCGCGCCGGCTACGAACTGGGCGCGGGTACCGTCGCCGTGTTTCCGCACGAGGACCGCAACTCGCTGCACCGGCTGAAGGCCGACGAGGCGTACGAGATCGGCGAGCCCGGTCATCCCGTGCGTGCCTACCTCTCGGTCGACGAGATCGTCGCCGCCGCGAAGAAGGCGGGGGCCGATGCCGTCTACCCCGGTTACGGCTTCCTCTCCGAGAACCCCGATCTCGCGCGCGCGTGCGAAGAAGCGGGTATCACCTTCGTCGGGCCGAGCGCCGACATCCTCGAGCTCACCGGGAACAAGGCGCGCGCGGTCAAGGCCGCGCGGGAGGCCGGCGTACCCGTCCTCGGGTCGTCCGAGCCCTCCAGTGACGTCGACGCGCTGGTCGCGGCCGCCGAGGACCTGGGCTTCCCCGTCTTCGTGAAGGCCGTCGCCGGCGGTGGCGGACGCGGGATGCGCCGCGTCGAGGACCCCGCCCAGCTGCGCGAGTCCATCGAGGCCGCCGCGCGCGAGGCCGAGTCCGCCTTCGGTGACCCGACCGTCTTCCTCGAGAAGGCCGTCGTCGAGCCGCGGCACATCGAGGTGCAGATCCTCGCCGACGGCGCGGGCAACGTCATCCACCTCTACGAGCGCGACTGCTCGGTGCAGCGGCGCCACCAGAAGGTCGTCGAGCTCGCCCCGGCGCCGAACCTCGACCCCGAGCTGCGCGACCGCATCTGCGCGGACGCGGTCAAGTTCGCCCGCCAGATCGGCTACCGCAACGCCGGCACCGTCGAGTTCCTGCTCGACAAGCAGGGCAACCACGTCTTCATCGAGATGAACCCGCGCATCCAGGTCGAGCACACGGTCACCGAAGAGGTCACCGACGTCGATCTCGTGCAGTCGCAGCTGCGGATCGCCGCCGGCGAGACCCTCGACGACCTCGGCCTGGCGCAGGACAAGATCTACCTGCGCGGCGCCGCGCTGCAGTGCCGCATCACCACCGAGGACCCGGCCAACGGCTTCCGCCCGGACACCGGGATGATCTCCGCCTACCGCTCGCCGGGCGGCTCGGGCATCCGGCTCGACGGCGGTACCGCCTTCTCCGGCACCGAGATCAGCGCGCACTTCGACTCGCTGCTGGTGAAGCTCACCTGCCGCGGCCGCGACTTCAAGACCGCCGTCGGCCGCGCGCGGCGCGCCGTCGCCGAGTTCCGGATCCGCGGCGTCGCCACGAACATCCCGTTCCTGCAGGCGGTTCTCGACGACGAGGACTTCCGCGCCGGGCGCGTCACGACGTCGTTCATCGAGGAGCGCCCGCAGCTGCTCACCGCGCGGCAGTCCGCCGACCGCGGCACGCGGCTGCTGACCTACCTCGCCGACCAGACGGTCAACAAGCCGCACGGCGAGCGCCCGAAGACCCCGGACGCCACGCTGAAGCTGCCGAAGCTGCCGAAGGACGCGCAGCCGGCGCCGGGCTCGAAGCAGAAGCTCGTCGAGCTGGGCCCGGGCGGGTTCGCGGAATGGCTGCGGAAGTCGCCGCACATCGGCGTCACGGACACGACGTTCCGCGACGCGCACCAGTCGCTGCTCGCCACCCGCGTCCGCACGAAGGACCTCCTCGCGGTGGCGCCGATCGTCGCGAACACCCTGCCGCAGCTGCTGTCGCTGGAGTGCTGGGGCGGTGCGACCTACGACGTCGCGCTGCGGTTCCTCGCCGAGGACCCGTGGGAGCGGCTGGCCGCGCTGCGCGAGGCCGTGCCGAACATCTGCCTCCAGATGCTGCTGCGCGGGCGCAACACCGTCGGCTACACGCCTTACCCGACCGAGGTGACGACCGCCTTCGTCGAAGAGGCCACGAAGACCGGCATCGACATCTTCCGGATCTTCGACGCGCTCAACGACGTCGAGCAGATGCGCCCGGCCATCGAAGCCGTGCGCGAGACCGGCTCCGCCGTCGCCGAGGTGGCGCTCTGCTACACCTCGGACCTGTCGGACCCGGGGGAGAAGCTCTACACGCTCGACTACTACCTCAAGCTGGCCGAGCAGATCGTCGGCGCCGGGGCGCACGTCCTGGCGATCAAGGACATGGCCGGGCTGCTGCGCGCGCCCGCGGCGACCAAGCTGGTCACCGCGCTGCGCAAGGAGTTCGACCTGCCGGTGCACATCCACACCCACGACACCGCGGGCGGCCAGCTGGCCACCTACCTCGCGGCGATCAACGCGGGCGCGGACGCCGTCGACGGCGCGGTGTCGTCGATGGCGGGCACGACGTCGCAGCCGTCGCTGTCGTCGATCGTGGCGGCCACCGACCACTCCGACCGCACGACGGGGCTGGACCTGGACGCGATCGGCGAGCTGGAGCCGTACTGGGAGAGCGTGCGCAAGATCTACGCGCCGTTCGAGGCCGGGCTGGCGTCGCCGACCGGGCGCGTCTACCACCACGAGATCCCGGGCGGGCAGCTGTCGAACCTGCGCACGCAGGCCATCGCGCTGGGCCTGGGCGACCGGTTCGAGGACATCGAGGCGATGTACGCCGCCGCCGACAAGATCCTCGGCCACCTGGTGAAGGTGACGCCGTCGTCCAAGGTCGTCGGCGACCTCGCGCTGCACCTGGTCGGCGCGGGCGTGGCCCCGGCGGACTTCGAGGCGGAGCCGAACAAGTTCGACATCCCCGACTCGGTGATCGGCTTCCTGCGCGGCGAGCTCGGCGACCCGCCGGGCGGCTGGCCGGAGCCGTTCCGCACCAAGGCCCTCGAGGGCCGCGCGGCGGCGAAGCCGGTCGCCGAACTGTCCGAAGAGGACCGCTCGGCACTGGCTTCGGAGCCGCGCCGGACGCTCAACCGGCTGCTGTTCCCGGCGCCCACCAAGGAGTTCGAGGCGCACCGCGAGGCCTACGGCGACACGTCCGTGCTGCCCAGCAAGGACTTCTTCTACGGGCTGCGGCCGGGGGAGGAGTACGCGGTCGACCTCGAACCGGGCGTGCGGCTGCTCATCGAGCTGGAGGCGATCGGCGAGGCCGACGAGCGCGGCGTGCGCACGGTGATGTCGACGCTCAACGGCCAGCTGCGGCCGATCCAGATCCGCGACCGGTCGATCGCGTCGGACATCCCGGCGACCGAGAAGGCGGAGAAGGGCAACCCGAAGCAGGTCGCGGCGCCGTTCGCCGGCGTGGTGACGCTGCAGGTCTCCGAAGGCGACACGGTCGAGTCCGGAGCGACGGTCGCGACGATCGAGGCCATGAAGATGGAAGCGTCGATCACCGCGTCCGCGGGCGGCAAGGTCGGCCGGCTGGCGATCAACTCCGTCCAGCAGGTCGAGGGCGGTGACCTGCTGCTGGTGCTGGAGTGA
- a CDS encoding DUF6801 domain-containing protein, producing the protein MNIRRFLTTAAATVLVLAGTAGPARADTTFSSPSSAVPYNCAFPGFTQQVTAMAEFTGPDTVPAGSTFSITGISGRILFSDTAIRLLAALGYDGVRGSGMIQVTASNATPGLSVGGIVPEQIWPSLTGWIDFAGGSESFVAGDPGLVEFSMGTPFSLALQFHRRPNGTWMPWTMSCNVKVTSPAQNPAFSPALPVS; encoded by the coding sequence ATGAACATCCGCCGTTTCCTGACGACGGCCGCCGCGACGGTCCTCGTCCTCGCCGGAACCGCCGGGCCGGCGCGAGCGGACACGACGTTCAGCTCGCCTTCCTCCGCTGTGCCCTACAACTGCGCGTTCCCGGGCTTCACCCAGCAGGTGACCGCGATGGCGGAGTTCACCGGCCCGGACACCGTCCCGGCCGGCAGTACCTTCTCGATCACCGGCATCTCCGGGAGGATCCTCTTCAGCGATACCGCGATCCGCTTGCTGGCGGCCCTCGGCTACGACGGCGTCCGCGGCAGCGGGATGATCCAGGTGACCGCGTCGAACGCCACCCCGGGCTTGAGCGTCGGCGGCATCGTCCCGGAGCAGATCTGGCCCTCGCTCACCGGATGGATCGATTTCGCCGGCGGCTCCGAATCGTTCGTGGCGGGCGACCCCGGCCTAGTCGAGTTCAGTATGGGCACCCCGTTCTCCTTGGCGCTGCAGTTCCACAGGCGCCCCAACGGCACCTGGATGCCGTGGACGATGAGCTGCAACGTCAAGGTGACCAGCCCGGCGCAGAACCCCGCTTTCAGCCCCGCCCTTCCCGTGTCCTAG
- a CDS encoding DUF6801 domain-containing protein, whose translation MSRLSRLSAGFATTATAVGAIAVLTAGTAAAATVTYTAGGTTPLTYTCTFPGVTPQPVLVTSHLDADDTVAAGGTLTPVNVGGSATISAGVHALLTAVGYDGIQGTATVPVTAASGTLSQPAATGLDIPLTIYPAGGPITVNISQVATSSVPTYTAPAAAGTDTLSMGSTVTANLQFHKKANDTWTPWTMSCTLKVTNPAQNTAFSPSITVS comes from the coding sequence ATGTCGCGACTCAGCAGGCTGTCCGCCGGTTTCGCCACCACCGCCACCGCCGTCGGCGCCATCGCGGTGCTGACCGCAGGCACCGCGGCCGCCGCCACGGTCACCTACACCGCCGGCGGCACCACGCCCCTGACCTACACCTGCACCTTCCCCGGCGTCACGCCGCAGCCGGTCCTCGTGACCTCGCACCTGGATGCGGACGACACCGTGGCGGCCGGGGGCACGCTCACCCCGGTCAACGTGGGCGGCTCCGCGACGATCAGCGCCGGTGTCCACGCGCTGCTCACCGCGGTCGGCTACGACGGCATCCAGGGCACCGCCACGGTGCCGGTGACGGCGGCGTCGGGCACTTTGTCGCAGCCGGCGGCCACCGGGCTCGACATCCCGCTGACGATCTACCCGGCCGGCGGCCCGATCACGGTGAACATCTCGCAGGTCGCGACGTCCAGCGTCCCGACCTACACCGCGCCGGCGGCGGCGGGCACCGACACGCTGTCGATGGGCAGCACCGTCACGGCGAACCTGCAGTTCCACAAGAAGGCGAACGACACCTGGACGCCGTGGACGATGAGCTGCACCCTGAAGGTCACCAACCCGGCGCAGAACACCGCGTTCAGCCCGAGCATCACCGTCTCCTGA
- a CDS encoding DUF6801 domain-containing protein: MPRRVRPRSVTVSALAAAGLLSAANGALTGVGSAAPAPTAPPEKTATASVSVTCPFADPLGSRKLTVETTATLPTLAKTGTSATIGKYSAQFSLPRDVALSLLPAGATAGSLQGAVQLDLAVHQGERSDQIPVPLTVAPTPLPETGNVTLTATGTVPEIAINTIGSVTFDVTAPKLALAAAPAAPAPDAAGAPVAPPIACALDPDQQATLGTILVQPPATPGAEQKAALGAAAALDDEPPPNEYTVPLGLITIMTRSTVARLGATVVADPAILLNAFFTVNIDTGESRVSGSAVFKPATTTFLGFGFVPVTATVEFLPVDYRNSKMIEVGGGLFTDDEGYTNLRTELKVMGKLSGAKINGVPLDVGSDCVTKEPVSLEITGRYDPFTTGHVRTDPVKGFYLPPFRDCGSGGQDLTPLLSGMSTGWGNQAFIDTYNLNGCSEPDHTQCPPDTLPPPPGSEASAAKKAVTKNPN, from the coding sequence ATGCCCCGTCGAGTCCGGCCCCGCTCCGTCACGGTGTCCGCGCTGGCGGCCGCCGGCCTGCTGTCCGCGGCGAACGGCGCACTGACCGGGGTCGGTTCGGCCGCCCCCGCCCCCACGGCCCCGCCGGAGAAGACGGCGACGGCGTCGGTCTCGGTGACCTGTCCCTTCGCCGATCCGCTCGGCTCGCGGAAGCTCACCGTCGAAACGACGGCGACCCTGCCCACGCTGGCGAAGACCGGCACCTCGGCGACGATCGGCAAGTACTCCGCGCAGTTCAGCCTCCCCCGCGACGTCGCCCTGTCGCTCCTGCCCGCCGGCGCCACCGCCGGTTCGCTGCAGGGCGCCGTGCAGCTCGACCTCGCCGTGCACCAGGGCGAGCGCTCGGACCAGATCCCGGTCCCCCTCACCGTGGCACCGACGCCCCTGCCGGAAACCGGCAACGTCACCCTCACCGCCACCGGCACCGTGCCGGAGATCGCGATCAACACCATCGGCTCCGTCACCTTCGACGTCACCGCGCCGAAGCTCGCGCTGGCAGCCGCTCCCGCCGCCCCCGCGCCCGACGCGGCCGGCGCCCCCGTGGCGCCGCCGATCGCGTGCGCCCTCGATCCCGATCAGCAAGCGACGTTGGGCACGATCCTCGTCCAGCCGCCGGCGACGCCGGGTGCCGAGCAAAAGGCCGCTCTCGGTGCGGCAGCCGCTCTGGACGACGAACCTCCGCCGAACGAATACACCGTGCCGCTCGGCCTCATCACCATCATGACGAGGTCGACCGTCGCGAGGCTGGGCGCGACCGTCGTCGCCGACCCCGCCATCCTGCTCAACGCGTTCTTCACGGTGAACATCGACACCGGCGAGTCCCGGGTCTCCGGGTCGGCGGTGTTCAAGCCGGCCACGACCACGTTCCTCGGCTTCGGGTTCGTGCCGGTGACCGCGACCGTCGAGTTCCTGCCGGTCGACTACCGGAACAGCAAGATGATCGAAGTCGGCGGCGGGCTGTTCACCGACGACGAGGGCTACACGAACCTGCGTACCGAGCTGAAGGTGATGGGCAAGCTGAGCGGCGCGAAGATCAACGGCGTCCCGCTCGACGTCGGCTCCGACTGCGTGACGAAGGAGCCGGTGTCGCTCGAGATCACCGGTCGCTATGACCCCTTCACCACCGGCCACGTCCGGACCGATCCGGTGAAGGGCTTCTACCTGCCCCCCTTCCGCGACTGCGGCTCCGGCGGCCAGGACCTGACCCCGCTGCTCAGCGGCATGAGCACGGGCTGGGGCAACCAGGCCTTCATCGACACCTACAACCTGAACGGGTGTTCCGAGCCTGACCACACCCAGTGCCCGCCCGACACTCTCCCGCCCCCGCCGGGCTCGGAAGCTTCGGCAGCGAAGAAGGCGGTCACGAAGAACCCGAACTGA